The proteins below come from a single Miscanthus floridulus cultivar M001 chromosome 1, ASM1932011v1, whole genome shotgun sequence genomic window:
- the LOC136484307 gene encoding uncharacterized protein isoform X2 — protein sequence MEMFYYLVFGALAAIVAALELGKSGKDRVATSPAFNSFKNNYILVYSLMMSGDWLQGPYVYYLYSQYGFDKGDIGRLFIAGFGSSMLFGTIVGSLADKQGRKRACVTYCITYILSCFTKHSPQYKILMIGRVLGGIATSLLFSAFESWLVAEHNKKGFDPQWLSITFSKAIFLGNGLVAIVAGLFANFLADNMGFGPVAPFDAAACFLAIGMAIILSSWGENYGDSSDSKDLITQFKGAAKAIASDEKIALLGAIQSLFEGSMYTFVFLWTPALSPKDEEIPHGFIFATFMLSSMLGSSIASRLLARKLKVEGYMQIVFSVSAFTLFLPVVTNFLVPPSGEKGGSISLGGCLQLLGFCTFESCVGIFWPSIMKMRSQYIPEEARSTIMNFFRIPLNLFVCVVLYNVNAFPITVMFGMCSIFLFMAAILQRRLMVVSDLHRSTMEMAAEDEPLNP from the exons ATGGAGATGTTCTACTACCTCGTGTTCGGCGCGCTCGCCGCCATCGTGGCGGCGCTGGAGCTCGGCAAGTCCGGCAAGGACCGAGTCGCCACCTCCCCTGCCTTCAACTCCTTCAAGAACAACTACATCCTCGTCTACTCCCTCATGATGT CTGGGGACTGGCTGCAGGGGCCCTACGTGTACTACCTCTACAGCCAGTACGGCTTCGACAAGGGCGACATCGGCCGCCTCTTCATCGCCGGCTTCGGTTCCTCCATGCTCTTCGGCACCATCGTCGGATCCCTCGCGGATAAGCA GGGGCGGAAGAGGGCGTGCGTCACCTACTGCATCACCTACATCCTCAGCTGCTTCACCAAGCACTCCCCCCAGTACAAAATTCTTATGATTGGCCGCGTCCTTGGAGGCATTGCCACTTCGCTGCTCTTCTCAGCGTTTGAGTCGTGGCTCGTCGCAGAGCACAACAAG AAAGGATTTGACCCACAATGGTTGTCGATAACATTCTCCAAGGCTATATTTCTTGGCAATGGTCTAGTGGCCATTGTTGCTGGGCTATTTGCAAATTTTCTTGCTGATAACATGGGTTTTGGTCCTGTGGCTCCATTTGATGCCGCCGCTTGCTTCCTAGCAATAGGAATGGCAATTATCTTATCATCATGGGGTGAGAACTACGGAGATTCATCTGACAGCAAGGACTTGATAACCCAGTTCAAGGGTGCAGCTAAAGCCATTGCTTCAG ACGAAAAGATTGCATTGCTTGGAGCCATACAGTCATTGTTTGAGGGATCAATGTATACTTTCGTTTTCCTGTGGACTCCTGCTCTGAGCCCAAAGGATGAGGAAATTCCTCACGGCTTCATATTTGCTACTTTCATGCTTTCCTCGATGCTGGGTAGCTCAATTGCTTCTCGTTTGTTAGCTCGGAAGCTGAAGGTTGAAGGTTATATGCAAATCGTGTTTTCAGTATCAGCCTTTACTCTTTTCCTCCCCGTTGTCACTAAT TTCCTAGTACCTCCCTCTGGGGAGAAAGGCGGTAGCATTTCATTAGGAGGTTGCTTACAGCTTCTTGGTTTCTGTACCTTTGAGTCATGTGTTGGTATATTTTGGCCATCAATCATGAAGATGAGATCTCAATATATTCCCGAGGAAGCGAGAAGCACAATCATGAATTTCTTCCGTATACCACTCAACCTGTTTGTTTGCGTGGTATTATACAAT GTGAATGCATTCCCAATAACTGTCATGTTTGGCATGTGCTCCATTTTCCTTTTCATGGCAGCAATCTTGCAGAGGCGCTTAATGGTTGTCTCTGATCTTCACAGATCGACAA TGGAGATGGCTGCAGAAGATGAGCCTCTGAACCCTTAG
- the LOC136484307 gene encoding uncharacterized protein isoform X1 produces the protein MEMFYYLVFGALAAIVAALELGKSGKDRVATSPAFNSFKNNYILVYSLMMSGDWLQGPYVYYLYSQYGFDKGDIGRLFIAGFGSSMLFGTIVGSLADKQGRKRACVTYCITYILSCFTKHSPQYKILMIGRVLGGIATSLLFSAFESWLVAEHNKKGFDPQWLSITFSKAIFLGNGLVAIVAGLFANFLADNMGFGPVAPFDAAACFLAIGMAIILSSWGENYGDSSDSKDLITQFKGAAKAIASDEKIALLGAIQSLFEGSMYTFVFLWTPALSPKDEEIPHGFIFATFMLSSMLGSSIASRLLARKLKVEGYMQIVFSVSAFTLFLPVVTNFLVPPSGEKGGSISLGGCLQLLGFCTFESCVGIFWPSIMKMRSQYIPEEARSTIMNFFRIPLNLFVCVVLYNVNAFPITVMFGMCSIFLFMAAILQRRLMVVSDLHRSTKAVEMAAEDEPLNP, from the exons ATGGAGATGTTCTACTACCTCGTGTTCGGCGCGCTCGCCGCCATCGTGGCGGCGCTGGAGCTCGGCAAGTCCGGCAAGGACCGAGTCGCCACCTCCCCTGCCTTCAACTCCTTCAAGAACAACTACATCCTCGTCTACTCCCTCATGATGT CTGGGGACTGGCTGCAGGGGCCCTACGTGTACTACCTCTACAGCCAGTACGGCTTCGACAAGGGCGACATCGGCCGCCTCTTCATCGCCGGCTTCGGTTCCTCCATGCTCTTCGGCACCATCGTCGGATCCCTCGCGGATAAGCA GGGGCGGAAGAGGGCGTGCGTCACCTACTGCATCACCTACATCCTCAGCTGCTTCACCAAGCACTCCCCCCAGTACAAAATTCTTATGATTGGCCGCGTCCTTGGAGGCATTGCCACTTCGCTGCTCTTCTCAGCGTTTGAGTCGTGGCTCGTCGCAGAGCACAACAAG AAAGGATTTGACCCACAATGGTTGTCGATAACATTCTCCAAGGCTATATTTCTTGGCAATGGTCTAGTGGCCATTGTTGCTGGGCTATTTGCAAATTTTCTTGCTGATAACATGGGTTTTGGTCCTGTGGCTCCATTTGATGCCGCCGCTTGCTTCCTAGCAATAGGAATGGCAATTATCTTATCATCATGGGGTGAGAACTACGGAGATTCATCTGACAGCAAGGACTTGATAACCCAGTTCAAGGGTGCAGCTAAAGCCATTGCTTCAG ACGAAAAGATTGCATTGCTTGGAGCCATACAGTCATTGTTTGAGGGATCAATGTATACTTTCGTTTTCCTGTGGACTCCTGCTCTGAGCCCAAAGGATGAGGAAATTCCTCACGGCTTCATATTTGCTACTTTCATGCTTTCCTCGATGCTGGGTAGCTCAATTGCTTCTCGTTTGTTAGCTCGGAAGCTGAAGGTTGAAGGTTATATGCAAATCGTGTTTTCAGTATCAGCCTTTACTCTTTTCCTCCCCGTTGTCACTAAT TTCCTAGTACCTCCCTCTGGGGAGAAAGGCGGTAGCATTTCATTAGGAGGTTGCTTACAGCTTCTTGGTTTCTGTACCTTTGAGTCATGTGTTGGTATATTTTGGCCATCAATCATGAAGATGAGATCTCAATATATTCCCGAGGAAGCGAGAAGCACAATCATGAATTTCTTCCGTATACCACTCAACCTGTTTGTTTGCGTGGTATTATACAAT GTGAATGCATTCCCAATAACTGTCATGTTTGGCATGTGCTCCATTTTCCTTTTCATGGCAGCAATCTTGCAGAGGCGCTTAATGGTTGTCTCTGATCTTCACAGATCGACAA AAGCAGTGGAGATGGCTGCAGAAGATGAGCCTCTGAACCCTTAG